The Meiothermus sp. CFH 77666 genome includes a region encoding these proteins:
- the ccsA gene encoding cytochrome c biogenesis protein CcsA codes for MQLASSNQTSRLDNLTLGILGLGVVGAAVGFFMAMTAPPDQSQGFVARIFHLHVPVAWMAYLASFAALGYSVAYLVRRKSHHDRVAAATVEVGLIFMALALLTGMLWARPTWGVYWDWEPRLTTTAILFAIYVGYVVVRGAIEDPELRAKAAAGVAILGSINVPISYMSVKWWRSLHQTQSIDLTTGKINVDAAILIPMLVNLAAFTLLFIGLVRLRSLIAAREAAKEEV; via the coding sequence ATGCAACTTGCAAGCTCCAATCAAACCAGCCGCCTGGATAACCTGACCCTGGGCATTCTGGGTTTGGGCGTGGTGGGCGCAGCAGTGGGGTTTTTCATGGCCATGACCGCGCCACCCGACCAGAGCCAGGGTTTTGTGGCCCGGATATTTCATCTGCATGTGCCGGTGGCCTGGATGGCTTATCTGGCCAGCTTCGCGGCGTTGGGTTACTCGGTAGCCTACCTGGTTCGGCGCAAATCCCATCACGACCGGGTTGCCGCAGCCACTGTAGAAGTGGGGCTCATCTTCATGGCCCTGGCCCTGCTGACCGGGATGCTCTGGGCCCGGCCCACCTGGGGGGTCTACTGGGACTGGGAGCCCCGCCTGACCACCACCGCCATTCTGTTTGCCATCTACGTGGGGTATGTGGTGGTGCGGGGGGCCATTGAAGACCCCGAACTGCGGGCCAAGGCCGCCGCAGGCGTGGCCATTCTGGGCTCTATCAACGTGCCCATCAGCTATATGTCGGTCAAGTGGTGGCGTAGCCTGCACCAGACCCAGTCCATTGACCTCACCACCGGAAAAATCAATGTAGATGCGGCCATCCTGATTCCCATGCTGGTGAACCTGGCCGCCTTCACGCTGCTGTTTATCGGACTGGTTCGGCTGCGTAGCCTGATTGCGGCCCGCGAGGCGGCCAAAGAAGAGGTATAG
- a CDS encoding cytochrome c-type biogenesis protein, protein MALSLWLGAVSFAQPTPNTPPPDFSPRVFEIAGELRCPVCQGESAAESNAGIAVEMRRIIAEQLAQGKTEAEIRQFFVERYGDWILYEPPARGLTLWVWLSPLIGLGLLGYGLWRYLARVRARVQAPIADVSDEEIARLEAELQTPERKS, encoded by the coding sequence TTGGCCCTGAGTCTCTGGCTTGGGGCGGTTTCCTTCGCCCAGCCCACCCCCAATACCCCACCCCCCGACTTCTCCCCCAGGGTTTTTGAAATAGCCGGTGAACTGCGCTGCCCGGTCTGCCAGGGGGAGTCGGCGGCGGAGTCCAATGCGGGTATTGCGGTGGAGATGCGCCGGATTATTGCCGAACAACTGGCCCAGGGCAAGACCGAGGCCGAGATCCGGCAGTTTTTTGTGGAGCGCTACGGCGACTGGATTCTCTATGAGCCGCCCGCCCGGGGCCTGACCCTGTGGGTCTGGCTGTCGCCCTTGATAGGGCTGGGCTTGCTGGGCTATGGCCTCTGGCGCTACCTGGCGCGGGTCAGGGCCCGTGTGCAGGCCCCCATAGCAGATGTTTCCGACGAGGAAATTGCCCGCCTCGAGGCCGAGCTCCAAACCCCAGAGCGAAAATCATGA
- a CDS encoding redoxin domain-containing protein — MLRFWPIWVLLLGGLFYWGMQRPNPNELKSVLVGKPAPSFSLPLLEPYRAQYGPEMGIGEGLNKPVLLNIWASWCIPCRTEAPLLERFHQQYKDQLLILGVNVQDKEAEALRFVQQYGLTFPSVYDGRGRIGIEYGYYGVPETFVIDRNGTVLARHAGELSEAQLQGYLRQVLP, encoded by the coding sequence TTGCTTAGGTTCTGGCCCATCTGGGTGTTGCTGCTGGGAGGGCTTTTCTATTGGGGGATGCAGCGCCCCAACCCCAACGAGCTCAAGTCGGTGCTGGTGGGCAAGCCTGCGCCCAGCTTCAGCCTGCCGCTACTGGAGCCCTACCGGGCCCAGTATGGCCCTGAGATGGGCATTGGAGAGGGCCTGAACAAGCCTGTTTTGCTCAACATCTGGGCCAGTTGGTGCATTCCCTGCCGTACCGAGGCCCCCCTGCTGGAGCGCTTTCACCAACAGTACAAAGACCAGCTGCTGATTCTGGGGGTCAACGTGCAGGACAAGGAAGCCGAGGCCCTGAGGTTCGTGCAGCAGTACGGCCTGACCTTTCCCAGCGTATATGATGGCCGGGGCCGCATCGGCATTGAGTATGGCTACTACGGCGTACCCGAGACTTTCGTTATTGACCGCAACGGCACCGTGCTGGCCCGCCATGCCGGAGAGCTGAGCGAGGCGCAGTTGCAGGGCTATCTGAGGCAGGTGTTGCCGTGA
- a CDS encoding Crp/Fnr family transcriptional regulator, translating to MPLPELKPEEMLARCPLFQGVSPDKLASLIAVCEWLELAKGQTLFLQGDPVEQVYLVGQGLIKIFRLDPSGRKQVVMHLAGPGQCVAAVALFLGNRRYPATAEASEPSRILAIPGASFHQLVQQDHTLCYNLLRATAQHTGQIVQVLDRMVFREVDSRLAEYLLAMAQDHGQSFKLPTNPEIAAIVGTTPEPVSRKLGHFSQQGWVEIDRRRVRITNPLALQELARAG from the coding sequence ATGCCGCTGCCTGAACTGAAGCCCGAAGAGATGCTGGCCCGATGCCCCCTGTTTCAGGGCGTTTCGCCAGATAAACTGGCGTCGCTGATCGCCGTGTGCGAGTGGCTCGAGCTTGCCAAGGGCCAGACGCTGTTCTTGCAAGGCGACCCGGTAGAGCAGGTTTATCTGGTAGGCCAGGGTCTCATCAAGATTTTCCGTCTCGACCCCAGTGGCCGTAAACAGGTGGTGATGCACCTGGCCGGGCCGGGTCAGTGCGTGGCGGCGGTGGCACTCTTTTTGGGGAACCGCCGCTATCCGGCCACGGCGGAGGCCAGCGAGCCTAGCCGTATTCTGGCCATACCGGGGGCCTCTTTTCACCAACTGGTGCAGCAAGACCACACCCTGTGCTACAACCTTCTCCGAGCCACCGCTCAACACACTGGCCAGATTGTGCAGGTGCTGGATCGCATGGTGTTCCGCGAGGTGGACTCGAGGCTGGCCGAGTATCTGCTCGCCATGGCCCAAGACCACGGTCAAAGTTTTAAGCTGCCCACCAACCCGGAAATAGCCGCCATTGTAGGTACCACACCCGAGCCGGTGAGCCGCAAACTGGGCCACTTTTCCCAGCAAGGCTGGGTTGAAATTGACCGGCGCCGCGTGCGTATTACCAATCCTCTGGCGTTGCAAGAGCTAGCCAGGGCAGGCTAG
- a CDS encoding cytochrome c-type biogenesis CcmF C-terminal domain-containing protein, which translates to MTPGLLGGVSLLAALIFSVMGLVLSTLAYTLRDGRYLEAARRLSTLSLLAALVSFGALEWAILTNDFSVSYVANHSSANNPLWVKLVTPWAALEGSILLWAMLQTAYTWLLSLRVGQGLDIWRAPVALGTLFAVQVFFFAVMVFVAHPFDAVPNPPPDGRGTNPLLQNHWMMAVHPVLMYLGFVGLSVPFAYAVAAMVAKRFQSWIFETRWWTLVAWGFLTAAIFTGKWWSYEILGWGGYWAWDPVENASIIPWLLATAFLHTAQVQERKGLFKGWNFAFITLTFAATVFGTFLTRSGVIQSVHAFASGPVGAWFLLFLLGVMAVGLGLLARVSAEIREAGEVRWRSREGALLAGALFFGTFAFVVVLGTLWPLVVEIVSGAKVSVGAPFFNQISIPLGIFMLLLMGIGPVLPWRHTNAQVMRNLTAMLIALGVGTLLGFGLGLTLGVSLAIGLFAYNLTAIWLMVAQGVRERARALGISAGQALVELAASHKRRFGSHIVHFGIALAALTIAFSQTYRVTEQKTLQVGEAWQTRGMEVRLLSISAKEESNRFAAIAPIEVRSTSLEGWGSDGRYQTRLNFYPQMGSPLATPVVKYSLYNDYYFVLMQFDQERGQWATLKIIVTPMVWWLWVSGLIIVLGTLYILWPSGARVASRQISPTAGD; encoded by the coding sequence ATGACGCCCGGCCTGTTGGGAGGGGTTTCCCTCCTGGCGGCCCTCATTTTTTCGGTGATGGGCCTGGTGCTTTCGACCCTTGCCTACACCCTGCGGGACGGGCGCTACCTCGAGGCCGCCCGGCGCCTCTCGACCCTGAGCCTGCTGGCGGCGCTCGTTAGTTTCGGGGCGCTCGAGTGGGCCATTCTGACCAACGACTTTAGCGTCTCCTACGTGGCCAATCACAGCTCGGCCAACAACCCGCTATGGGTCAAGCTGGTGACCCCCTGGGCAGCGCTGGAGGGCTCCATTCTGCTGTGGGCCATGCTCCAGACCGCCTACACCTGGCTCCTGAGCCTGCGGGTGGGTCAGGGTCTGGACATCTGGCGGGCCCCGGTGGCGCTGGGCACGCTATTTGCGGTACAGGTCTTCTTCTTCGCGGTAATGGTTTTTGTGGCCCACCCTTTCGATGCCGTGCCCAACCCACCCCCCGATGGTCGGGGCACCAATCCGCTACTTCAGAACCACTGGATGATGGCCGTTCATCCGGTCTTGATGTACCTGGGTTTTGTGGGGCTCTCGGTGCCGTTTGCCTATGCGGTGGCCGCCATGGTTGCGAAGCGCTTCCAGAGCTGGATTTTCGAGACCCGCTGGTGGACTCTGGTGGCCTGGGGCTTCCTGACCGCGGCCATCTTTACCGGCAAGTGGTGGAGCTACGAGATTCTGGGCTGGGGGGGCTACTGGGCCTGGGATCCCGTCGAGAACGCTTCCATCATTCCCTGGTTGCTGGCTACGGCGTTCCTGCACACCGCTCAGGTGCAGGAGCGCAAGGGGCTTTTCAAGGGCTGGAACTTCGCCTTCATTACCCTGACCTTTGCCGCCACGGTGTTTGGCACCTTCCTGACCCGCTCGGGGGTGATTCAGTCGGTGCACGCCTTTGCTAGCGGGCCGGTGGGGGCCTGGTTCTTGCTGTTTTTGCTGGGCGTGATGGCTGTGGGGCTGGGGTTGTTGGCCAGGGTTTCCGCCGAGATACGCGAGGCCGGTGAAGTCCGCTGGAGAAGCCGCGAAGGGGCCTTGCTGGCGGGCGCTCTGTTCTTCGGCACCTTTGCGTTTGTGGTAGTGCTGGGCACCCTGTGGCCGCTGGTGGTGGAAATTGTCAGTGGGGCCAAAGTTTCGGTGGGGGCCCCCTTCTTCAACCAGATCTCCATTCCCCTGGGCATCTTTATGCTGCTCCTGATGGGCATCGGGCCGGTCTTGCCCTGGCGGCATACCAACGCCCAGGTGATGCGGAACCTGACCGCCATGCTGATTGCCCTGGGGGTGGGCACCCTGCTGGGCTTTGGGTTGGGCCTGACCCTGGGGGTCTCGCTGGCGATTGGGCTCTTTGCCTACAACCTGACCGCCATCTGGCTGATGGTGGCCCAGGGTGTGCGCGAACGGGCCCGCGCCCTGGGCATCTCGGCGGGGCAGGCCCTGGTGGAACTGGCAGCCAGCCACAAACGCCGCTTTGGCTCGCATATCGTGCACTTTGGCATTGCCCTGGCCGCCCTAACCATCGCCTTCAGCCAGACCTACCGGGTCACCGAGCAAAAGACCCTTCAGGTAGGGGAGGCCTGGCAGACCCGGGGTATGGAGGTGCGGCTCCTCTCCATTAGTGCCAAAGAGGAATCCAACCGCTTTGCCGCCATTGCCCCTATCGAGGTGCGCTCGACCAGCCTCGAGGGCTGGGGTTCGGATGGCCGCTACCAGACCCGGCTCAACTTCTACCCCCAGATGGGCTCGCCGCTGGCCACGCCGGTGGTCAAATACTCGCTCTACAACGACTACTACTTTGTTTTGATGCAGTTCGACCAGGAGCGGGGCCAGTGGGCGACCCTCAAGATCATCGTGACCCCTATGGTCTGGTGGCTGTGGGTATCGGGGCTGATTATTGTGCTGGGTACGCTGTACATTCTCTGGCCCAGTGGGGCCCGGGTGGCCAGCCGTCAGATCTCCCCCACGGCAGGAGACTGA
- a CDS encoding Rieske 2Fe-2S domain-containing protein: MDEPNLQNLRRISRRDLIWIVPSAITAGFFGWLAWRTYSIHFTKTGVSEPVWREGPRVQAAVLNELDAHWRFKYFEYVYNGSPLKAVVFRLSEPVVGGLTVGEAHFLALSRICTHQGCVVNYVDNPELGSIAYNYRTDHPFMGCPCHFGAFEPLQGGKAVYGPPRFPLPRLRLEEENGVLYATGYEIPFRPLEQG, translated from the coding sequence ATGGACGAGCCCAACCTGCAAAACCTTCGCCGCATCAGCCGCCGCGACCTGATCTGGATTGTCCCCAGCGCCATCACGGCAGGCTTTTTCGGCTGGCTGGCCTGGCGCACCTACTCCATCCACTTCACCAAAACCGGGGTTTCCGAGCCGGTCTGGCGCGAGGGCCCCAGGGTGCAGGCAGCCGTGCTAAACGAGCTGGATGCCCACTGGCGGTTCAAATACTTCGAGTACGTGTACAACGGCAGCCCTCTCAAGGCGGTGGTGTTTCGCCTTTCGGAACCCGTGGTGGGTGGGCTCACGGTGGGGGAGGCCCACTTCCTGGCCCTGTCGCGTATCTGCACCCACCAGGGCTGCGTGGTCAACTACGTGGACAACCCCGAGCTGGGCTCCATCGCCTATAACTACCGTACCGACCACCCTTTCATGGGCTGCCCGTGCCACTTTGGCGCTTTCGAGCCCCTGCAAGGAGGCAAAGCGGTGTATGGCCCGCCGCGTTTTCCCCTGCCCCGACTGCGCCTGGAAGAGGAGAACGGCGTCCTGTACGCAACCGGCTACGAAATTCCCTTCCGGCCCCTCGAGCAGGGCTAA
- the ccmE gene encoding cytochrome c maturation protein CcmE — translation MKPKYIIGLLVVAGALAYLIFGGLGQNLVYFITPSEYFQQADRYQNRQVRLGGLVKQGSLDYNPQTLELRFVVTDGVKEIPIRSSGSTPPALFGENRGVVVEGRFQGETFVSQNLLVKHSETYQAPKEGWTPDEVRKLIEGTQ, via the coding sequence ATGAAACCTAAGTACATCATCGGACTTTTGGTGGTTGCTGGAGCCCTGGCCTATCTGATCTTCGGTGGTCTGGGCCAAAACCTGGTTTACTTCATTACCCCCAGCGAGTACTTCCAGCAAGCCGACCGTTACCAGAACCGGCAGGTGCGCCTGGGAGGGCTGGTCAAGCAGGGATCTCTTGACTACAACCCCCAAACGTTGGAACTGCGCTTTGTCGTCACCGATGGGGTCAAGGAGATTCCCATCCGGTCTTCGGGCTCAACTCCTCCGGCCCTCTTTGGCGAAAACCGGGGGGTGGTGGTGGAAGGCAGGTTCCAGGGCGAGACGTTTGTAAGCCAGAACCTGCTGGTCAAGCACTCCGAAACCTACCAGGCCCCCAAGGAGGGCTGGACGCCCGACGAAGTTCGCAAGCTCATCGAGGGAACCCAATGA
- a CDS encoding c-type cytochrome codes for MILAYLFLALLFVLALAYALRPFFRSEAQPFPESPRPEELRAELAVLKSLAQEAEGDERKRLLAQAVRLERQLAELGSEHPVPRRLSPVTLGAVTLSLVALGVGLWAYTVPRLPGETIITSRNEARELGNLQRQAEQSGKAADWLAYANKAYDLQDFERAVQGYLKVIELEPRNANAVRRLGILLFMSGRPEEGAQALELAVRAEPDVPEGWLFLGNAYFQLGRPAEAIVAWEGYLKAGGEAKERVQNLIQTAKNQLSATSNGQQVYLGKCAACHGAQAQGGTGPRLQGNPIRKVPEAVREIVLKGRGQMPAVPLTEAEMQALLQYLGGL; via the coding sequence ATGATACTGGCTTACCTTTTTCTTGCGCTGCTCTTTGTGCTGGCCCTGGCCTATGCCCTGCGGCCTTTCTTTCGTTCCGAGGCCCAGCCCTTTCCCGAAAGCCCCCGCCCAGAGGAACTCCGGGCCGAGCTGGCGGTGCTCAAGTCCCTGGCCCAGGAAGCCGAGGGGGACGAGCGCAAACGCTTGCTGGCCCAGGCGGTGCGGCTCGAGCGCCAACTGGCCGAGCTGGGCAGCGAACATCCGGTTCCCCGCCGCCTGAGCCCCGTAACGCTGGGCGCCGTGACCCTGAGCCTGGTGGCCCTGGGGGTGGGGCTTTGGGCCTATACGGTGCCCCGGCTGCCTGGCGAGACCATCATCACCAGCCGCAACGAGGCCCGCGAACTGGGCAACCTGCAACGCCAGGCCGAGCAGAGCGGCAAAGCTGCCGACTGGCTGGCCTACGCCAACAAGGCCTACGACCTGCAAGACTTTGAGCGGGCGGTGCAGGGCTACCTGAAGGTGATTGAGCTCGAGCCCCGCAATGCCAACGCTGTGCGGCGCCTGGGCATCCTGCTTTTCATGAGCGGGCGGCCCGAGGAGGGGGCGCAGGCCCTCGAGCTGGCGGTGCGGGCCGAGCCCGACGTGCCGGAGGGCTGGCTTTTTTTGGGCAACGCCTACTTTCAACTGGGCCGCCCCGCCGAGGCCATTGTGGCCTGGGAGGGCTACCTGAAGGCCGGGGGTGAGGCCAAAGAGCGGGTACAAAACCTCATCCAAACAGCCAAGAACCAGCTAAGCGCAACTTCGAATGGGCAGCAGGTGTACCTGGGTAAGTGTGCGGCCTGTCACGGTGCCCAGGCCCAGGGAGGCACCGGCCCCCGTTTGCAGGGCAACCCCATCCGCAAAGTGCCGGAGGCGGTGCGGGAAATTGTCCTCAAAGGCCGGGGCCAGATGCCGGCGGTTCCCCTGACTGAGGCCGAGATGCAGGCCTTGCTGCAGTATCTGGGGGGGTTGTAG
- a CDS encoding heme exporter protein CcmB has translation MQRIFWLAWRDLVLEFRGRTGILSAVFFLAVMLFILAMAFGPNPQNLQKAAPGVLWVALAFAGSLLAGRAFGLEVEDGTLDDLLLTPGSREWIYFGKLLFQFSLLVLVGLALLVLTAGLFYLPLQNWGWYLVVLLLGSLGYAAISTFYAGMLARLRGREVLLPLLLFPLVIPVVLAAVRFTQGLAEGIPVAELADWLRLLLVFDIIYVTVCAMVFPYMLEG, from the coding sequence GTGCAGCGGATTTTCTGGCTGGCCTGGCGCGATCTGGTACTGGAGTTTCGGGGTCGCACCGGCATCCTGTCGGCGGTATTTTTCCTGGCGGTGATGCTATTTATCCTGGCCATGGCTTTTGGCCCCAACCCCCAGAACCTGCAAAAAGCAGCGCCGGGGGTGCTCTGGGTGGCGCTGGCCTTTGCTGGCAGTTTGCTGGCCGGGCGGGCTTTCGGCCTCGAGGTCGAGGACGGCACCCTCGACGACCTGCTCCTCACCCCCGGTAGCCGGGAGTGGATCTACTTCGGCAAACTTCTGTTCCAGTTTTCCTTGCTGGTTCTGGTGGGGCTGGCCCTGCTGGTACTCACGGCAGGGCTATTTTACCTGCCCTTGCAAAACTGGGGCTGGTATCTTGTAGTCTTGCTGCTTGGTTCGCTGGGATATGCAGCCATCTCCACCTTTTATGCGGGCATGCTGGCCCGTCTGCGGGGACGGGAGGTACTTTTGCCCCTGTTGCTCTTTCCGCTGGTGATTCCGGTGGTGCTGGCTGCAGTGCGTTTCACCCAGGGGCTTGCCGAGGGTATTCCGGTGGCAGAGCTTGCGGACTGGCTTCGGTTGCTTTTGGTTTTTGACATAATTTATGTGACGGTCTGTGCGATGGTCTTTCCGTACATGCTGGAAGGGTAG